The following coding sequences are from one Syngnathus acus chromosome 14, fSynAcu1.2, whole genome shotgun sequence window:
- the mrpl22 gene encoding 39S ribosomal protein L22, mitochondrial: MAATVKRCGLVSMRSIFGLFQPRLATAAAGPHQLSCFHTSTAFEAKHWERKNKIIYPPQLPDEPRRPAEIHHSRRQIKYSKDKMWYLAKMIRGMSIDEAVAQLEFNDKKGAKIMREVLVEAQEMAVKNHNVEYKSNLYVAESHTGKGMYLKRIRYHGRGMFGIMDKVYCHYFVKLVEGPPPTVEKKTSLDQANEYVESLKRRTVIHSL; this comes from the exons ATGGCCGCGACCGTGAAAAGATGCG GTCTTGTGTCAATGAGGAGTATTTTTGGACTTTTTCAACCGAG GTTAGCGACAGCAGCTGCCGGTCCTCATCAGCTGTCCTGTTTCCACACCAGCACTGCATTCGAAGCAAAGCACTGGGAGAGGAAGAACAAGATCATTTATCCGCCTCAGCTGCCCGACGAGCCCCGCAGACCAGCC GAGATCCATCATTCAAGGAGACAGATCAAGTACAGCAAAGACAAGATGTGGTACCTGGCTAAAATG ATTAGGGGGATGAGCATCGACGAGGCCGTGGCGCAGTTGGAGTTCAATGACAAAAAAGGGGCCAAGATCATGAGAGAA GTGCTCGTGGAAGCTCAGGAGATGGCGGTGAAGAATCACAATGTGGAGTACAAGTCCAACCTCTATGTGG CCGAGTCTCACACGGGGAAAGGCATGTACCTGAAGCGCATCCGCTACCACGGAAGAGGCATGTTTGGAATCATGGACAAAGTCTACTGCCACTACTTTGTCAAGCTGGTGGAGGGCCCTCCGCCCACCGTGGAGAAGAAGACCAGCTTGGACCAGGCTAACGAGTACGTGGAGAGCCTCAAGAGGAGGACCGTCATACACAGTCTGTAG
- the gemin5 gene encoding gem-associated protein 5 isoform X2, producing the protein MHERLLPASPNWYCSRCCDVSSGGLLGFGAKNFIYLIDVSAATCSTQGLLVGHKGLVSGVSFCQDVTQSHICASASVDGVILFWDTNTRSLLREHAAHQSAISALHWSPLDKNLVVSGDEKGIVVCHWYNTGDTASFFPEPRSIICLTCSPHNWNTVAVGYKDGMIALIDVSKKGEVTRRLRGHDDDIHSLVWSPLADEDALHLRAEAGDASNGASAGEEKGCYLASGSKDQTVRIWSTATGKGVSTLKLPFVKRRGSAVVDPTLKERLWLNLHWPKGQPARLVSSCFSGELLMWDLTRTGKQRWTLFGSSSEGQNHSRIVFNTAGFTLPDGRQLLVSTSLDREVKCWDLADLDCRWTLPTLGGFVYSSAFSPVASGCLALGVGDNMIRVWNTLSAHNPYDARCFWQGIKSKVTALAWHPKREGTLAFGTDDGKVGIYEVFSSKPPQISSSYHKKTVYSLAWGPPLPPMSFGAAAAAEGKASHSLYSCAGEGVILQHQPTDLSGDACDVDKLIRQTNDIKHKLSPHTDLSWKPDGKVVAIGNEDGCIDIYRAPSLKLVCSIQQHHKVINALRWHPEDNAPPELHGLLASGSCNAVVYVHDLRRLIENPPENPSVLTEPYRRLCGHTNKITGLAWSPHHNARLASASYDGTAQVWDVEQEAALCNYRGHVGYLLSVHWSPVDPDVIWTGGKDFTVQEWRVSKQEFTKPPKGKKMVDLKEKAKQKKKSNKSTDAASPEVNGEHVTNGQGAPDEAEEHVGSTGSPVPPPAPQRKCAPGAKSKDKQAFADSTAIKRKKARSVLPLSTSMDHRPKEDLLQDCLTLASITHDAAPPAGCVAGQGEHVHLGLFSDRAALHRMFRAEEEAHVEGGHVESAVYLRLWSGDLEGALRLAAERGELSDHLIAVAPAAGYAVWSDAVQRYVKQLCLQEQHVKAAAYLLAIDRVYQAVQLLHSHKLHREAIALAKARLPAEDPVLKELYTSWAVMLEKDGHFSAAAKCYIAAGASFDAAKAVARKNDVTSLRTAARLASAAGEVTLAESLALRCAKDSAAARDWVAAQEVLSSHRGLLVHRLHLSVAELLCASLADVLPETRGVGHAWAAPGSSGILERARHVWTQHLGVSPVDSDAGHLGARGHLGALLVELQNVESPPHSASLPLTQVLLCLSRHVARGVLSWLLDDSGTLAKELWLAAAWLREAADFRVSAALFGILAAALEEVDRNVDQEARAAADGLRAWAAYHRLYQLWWRRPADDGDGLQAEGSPEEEESQLSGELDFNVSSLLSDAHAACQAERRATEDLQKRLGLMVAQHGRNMRASDQEQPTEAGGQPKDTFLSLTSEMAQHQRQLAEIPDTIKLYPRPDVVECCLVLLHLGSLVPESPRRDAKDLLRKYGTRPTLSKACRPFLG; encoded by the exons ATGCATGAACGACTCCTCCCCGCCTCTCCCAATTGGTACTGCTCTCGCTGCTGTGATGTCAGTAGCGGTGGCTTACTGGGCTTCGGAGCCAAAaacttcatttatttgattgaCGTGTCTGCTGCTACTTGCAGTACTCAAG GTCTTCTTGTGGGCCACAAAGGCTTGGTGTCGGGAGTTTCCTTCTGCCAGGATGTGACGCAGAGTCACATCTGTGCCAGCGCCTCCGTCGATGGCGTCATCCTCTTCTGGGACACCAACACTCGATCTCTCTTACGGGAGCATGCGGCTCATCAG AGCGCTATCTCAGCCTTGCACTGGTCCCCGCTGGACAAGAATCTGGTGGTGTCGGGCGATGAGAAAGGCATTGTGGTGTGTCACTGGTACAACACGGGAGACACAGCCAGCTTCTTCCCCGAACCTAGAAGTATCATCTGCCTCACCTGCTCGCCGCACAACTGGAACACCGTGGCGGTCGG ATATAAAGACGGCATGATTGCGCTAATCGACGTGAGCAAGAAGGGTGAGGTGACACGTCGGCTCCGTGGCCACGACGACGACATCCATTCACTGGTGTGGTCGCCGCTCGCCGACGAGGACGCCCTCCATTTGAGAGCGGAGGCCGGCGACG CTTCAAACGGAGCGAGTGCGGGAGAGGAGAAGGGCTGCTACCTGGCGTCAGGAAGCAAAGACCAGACGGTGAGGATCTGGAGCACGGCCACAGGAAAAG GCGTGTCCACCCTGAAGCTGCCCTTTGTGAAGAGACGAGGCTCTGCCGTCGTCGACCCCACGCTCAAAGAGAGACTCTGGCTCAACCTCCACTGGCCCAAAGGCCAACCGGCGCGCCTCGTTTCCAGTTGCTTCAG CGGCGAACTGCTGATGTGGGACCTGACCCGGACGGGCAAGCAGAGGTGGACCCTGTTCGGCTCGTCGTCCGAGGGCCAGAACCACAGCAGGATCGTGTTCAACACCGCCGGCTTCACGCTGCCCGACGGCCGCCAGCTGCTCGTCAGCACGTCCTTAGACAGAGAG GTGAAATGTTGGGACCTGGCTGACCTGGACTGCCGTTGGACGCTGCCCACGCTGGGCGGCTTCGTGTACAGCTCGGCCTTCTCGCCCGTGGCTAGCGGCTGCCTGGCGCTGGGCGTGGGCGACAACATGATCCGCGTGTGGAACACGCTCTCCGCCCACAACCCCTACGACGCCCGTTGCTTTTGGCAGGGAATCAAGTCCAAAGTCACAGCG CTGGCTTGGCATCCCAAACGAGAGGGAACCTTGGCGTTTGGAACAGACGATGGGAAAGTGGGAATCTACGAAGTCTTCTCCAGCAA GCCGCCTCAGATCTCCAGCTCCTACCACAAAAAGACAGTGTACTCGCTGGCCTGGGGACCGCCGCTCCCCCCGATGTCATTTG gcgcggcggcggcggcggaagGCAAGGCGTCCCACAGCCTGTACAGCTGCGCCGGCGAGGGCGTGATCCTGCAGCACCAGCCCACCGACCTGAGCGGCGACGCCTGCGACGTCGACAAACTCATCCGGCAGACCAACGACATCAAG CACAAGCTTTCTCCTCACACCGACCTCAGCTGGAAGCCGGACGGCAAAGTGGTGGCGATCGGCAACGAGGACGG GTGCATCGACATCTACCGGGCTCCGTCGCTAAAGCTTGTGTGCAGCATCCAGCAGCACCACAAGGTGATCAACGCGCTGCGATGGCACCCCGAAGACAACGCCCCGCCGGAGCTGCACGGCCTGCTGGCTTCGGGCTCCTGCAACGCCGTCGTCTACGTGCACGACCTGCGTCGGCTCATAG AGAATCCTCCCGAGAACCCGTCGGTGTTGACGGAGCCGTATCGCCGATTGTGCGGCCACACCAACAAAATCACCGGCCTGGCTTGGAGTCCGCACCACAACGCCAGACTGGCCAGCGCCTCCTACGACGGGACGGCCCAG GTGTGGGACGTGGAGCAGGAGGCGGCGCTCTGCAACTACCGCGGCCACGTGGGCTACCTGCTGAGCGTGCACTGGTCCCCCGTGGATCCGGACGTCATCTGGACGGGAGGGAAAGACTTCACCGTGCAGGAGTGGAGAGTCTCCAAGCAGGAGTTCACAAAGCCGCCCAAAG GGAAGAAAATGGTGGACCTGAAGGAGAAAGCcaagcagaagaaaaagagcaaCAAGTCAACAGATGCAGCGTCTCCGGAAGTCAACGGCGAGCACGTGACCAACGGACAGGGAGCCCCGGACGAAGCCGAAGAGCATGTCGGCTCTACGGGCAGTCCCGTGCCCCCGCCAG CACCGCAAAGGAAATGCGCACCTGGAGCCAAgagcaaagacaaacaag CGTTTGCCGACTCGACGGCTATCAAGAGGAAGAAGGCTCGCTCCGTCCTGCCCCTGAGCACCTCCATGGACCACCGGCCCAAAGAGGATCTGCTGCAGGATTGCCTGACGCTGGCCTCCATTACGCACGACGCCG CGCCCCCCGCTGGCTGCGTCGCCGGCCAGGGCGAGCACGTCCACCTCGGTCTGTTCTCCGACAGGGCCGCCCTGCACCGGATGTTCCGCGCCGAAG AGGAGGCTCACGTGGAGGGCGGCCACGTGGAGTCGGCCGTCTACCTGCGGCTGTGGAGCGGCGACCTGGAGGGGGCGCTGCGGCTTGCCGCCGAGAGAGGAGAGCTGAGCGACCACCTCATCGCCGTGGCTCCTGCGG CGGGTTACGCGGTGTGGAGCGACGCCGTGCAGCGCTACGTCAAGCAGCTGTGTCTGCAGGAGCAGCACGTGAAGGCGGCCGCTTACCTGCTGGCCATCGATCGCGTCTACCAGGCCGTGCAGCTGCTGCACTCGCACAAGCTCCACAG GGAGGCCATCGCTCTGGCCAAAGCGCGGCTGCCGGCTGAAGATCCCGTCCTGAAGGAGCTCTACACCAGTTGGGCTGTCATGTTGGAAAAAGACGGGCATTTCTCGGCCGCCGCCAAATG CTACATCGCGGCGGGCGCTAGCTTCGACGCAGCCAAGGCAGTCGCCCGCAAGAACGACGTGACTTCGCTGAGGACGGCGGCGCGTTTGGCCAGCGCGGCGGGCGAGGTCACTCTGGCCGAGTCGTTAGCATTGCGCTGCGCCAAAGATTCGGCGGCGGCGCGGGATTGGGTGGCCGCACAGGAGGTTCTTTCCTCCCACCGGGGCCTGCTG GTTCACAGGCTTCACCTCAGTGTGGCCGAACTGCTGTGCGCATCCCTCGCGGACGTCCTCCCCGAGACGCGCGGCGTTGGCCACGCGTGGGCGGCCCCGGGCTCCAGCGGCATCCTGGAACGGGCGCGCCACGTCTGGACGCAACACTTGGGCGTCTCTCCCGTGGACTCGGACGCCGGCCACCTTGGCGCTCGCGGCCACCTTGGCGCTCTGCTCGTCGAGCTTCAGAACGTAGAGAGCCCCCCGCACTCGGCCAGCCTCCCCCTCACGCAG GTGCTGCTGTGTTTGTCCCGTCACGTGGCCCGCGGCGTCCTGTCCTGGTTGCTCGATGACAGCGGCACCTTGGCGAAGGAGCTGTGGCTGGCGGCCGCGTGGCTCCGGGAGGCCGCCGACTTCCGGGTCTCGGCCGCCCTCTTTGGAATCCTGGCGGCCGCCTTGGAAGAGGTCGACCGTAACGTGGACCAAGAAGCCCGAGCCGCTGCCGACGGCCTGCGGGCGTGGGCCGCCTACCACCGTCTCTACCAGTTGTGGTGGCGACGCCCGGCTGACGATGGCGACGGGCTCCAGGCCGAGGGGTCaccggaagaagaagaaagccagCTATCCGGTGAGCTGGACTTTAACGTCTCCTCGCTTCTGTCAGACGCTCACGCCGCGTGCCAGGCCGAGCGACGGGCGACGGAGGACTTGCAAAAGCGCCTGGGCCTCATGGTGGCGCAGCACGGCCGCAACATGAGGGCCAGCGACCAAGAGCAACCTACTGAGGCTGGAGGGCA GCCCAAAGACACTTTTCTCTCCTTGACTTCCGAGATGGCTCAACACCAAAGGCAGCTGGCCGAAATTCCTGACACCATCAAG CTGTATCCTCGTCCCGACGTAGTGGAGTGCTGCCTGGTCCTCCTCCACCTGGGCTCCCTTGTCCCGGAGTCCCCGCGGAGGGACGCCAAAGACCTGTTGCGGAAATACGGAACACGCCCCACGCTAAGCAAGGCCTGCCGACCATTCTTGGGCTAA
- the gemin5 gene encoding gem-associated protein 5 isoform X1: MHERLLPASPNWYCSRCCDVSSGGLLGFGAKNFIYLIDVSAATCSTQGLLVGHKGLVSGVSFCQDVTQSHICASASVDGVILFWDTNTRSLLREHAAHQSAISALHWSPLDKNLVVSGDEKGIVVCHWYNTGDTASFFPEPRSIICLTCSPHNWNTVAVGYKDGMIALIDVSKKGEVTRRLRGHDDDIHSLVWSPLADEDALHLRAEAGDASNGASAGEEKGCYLASGSKDQTVRIWSTATGKGVSTLKLPFVKRRGSAVVDPTLKERLWLNLHWPKGQPARLVSSCFSGELLMWDLTRTGKQRWTLFGSSSEGQNHSRIVFNTAGFTLPDGRQLLVSTSLDREVKCWDLADLDCRWTLPTLGGFVYSSAFSPVASGCLALGVGDNMIRVWNTLSAHNPYDARCFWQGIKSKVTALAWHPKREGTLAFGTDDGKVGIYEVFSSKPPQISSSYHKKTVYSLAWGPPLPPMSFGAAAAAEGKASHSLYSCAGEGVILQHQPTDLSGDACDVDKLIRQTNDIKHKLSPHTDLSWKPDGKVVAIGNEDGCIDIYRAPSLKLVCSIQQHHKVINALRWHPEDNAPPELHGLLASGSCNAVVYVHDLRRLIENPPENPSVLTEPYRRLCGHTNKITGLAWSPHHNARLASASYDGTAQVWDVEQEAALCNYRGHVGYLLSVHWSPVDPDVIWTGGKDFTVQEWRVSKQEFTKPPKGKKMVDLKEKAKQKKKSNKSTDAASPEVNGEHVTNGQGAPDEAEEHVGSTGSPVPPPGSSAPQRKCAPGAKSKDKQAFADSTAIKRKKARSVLPLSTSMDHRPKEDLLQDCLTLASITHDAAPPAGCVAGQGEHVHLGLFSDRAALHRMFRAEEEAHVEGGHVESAVYLRLWSGDLEGALRLAAERGELSDHLIAVAPAAGYAVWSDAVQRYVKQLCLQEQHVKAAAYLLAIDRVYQAVQLLHSHKLHREAIALAKARLPAEDPVLKELYTSWAVMLEKDGHFSAAAKCYIAAGASFDAAKAVARKNDVTSLRTAARLASAAGEVTLAESLALRCAKDSAAARDWVAAQEVLSSHRGLLVHRLHLSVAELLCASLADVLPETRGVGHAWAAPGSSGILERARHVWTQHLGVSPVDSDAGHLGARGHLGALLVELQNVESPPHSASLPLTQVLLCLSRHVARGVLSWLLDDSGTLAKELWLAAAWLREAADFRVSAALFGILAAALEEVDRNVDQEARAAADGLRAWAAYHRLYQLWWRRPADDGDGLQAEGSPEEEESQLSGELDFNVSSLLSDAHAACQAERRATEDLQKRLGLMVAQHGRNMRASDQEQPTEAGGQPKDTFLSLTSEMAQHQRQLAEIPDTIKLYPRPDVVECCLVLLHLGSLVPESPRRDAKDLLRKYGTRPTLSKACRPFLG, encoded by the exons ATGCATGAACGACTCCTCCCCGCCTCTCCCAATTGGTACTGCTCTCGCTGCTGTGATGTCAGTAGCGGTGGCTTACTGGGCTTCGGAGCCAAAaacttcatttatttgattgaCGTGTCTGCTGCTACTTGCAGTACTCAAG GTCTTCTTGTGGGCCACAAAGGCTTGGTGTCGGGAGTTTCCTTCTGCCAGGATGTGACGCAGAGTCACATCTGTGCCAGCGCCTCCGTCGATGGCGTCATCCTCTTCTGGGACACCAACACTCGATCTCTCTTACGGGAGCATGCGGCTCATCAG AGCGCTATCTCAGCCTTGCACTGGTCCCCGCTGGACAAGAATCTGGTGGTGTCGGGCGATGAGAAAGGCATTGTGGTGTGTCACTGGTACAACACGGGAGACACAGCCAGCTTCTTCCCCGAACCTAGAAGTATCATCTGCCTCACCTGCTCGCCGCACAACTGGAACACCGTGGCGGTCGG ATATAAAGACGGCATGATTGCGCTAATCGACGTGAGCAAGAAGGGTGAGGTGACACGTCGGCTCCGTGGCCACGACGACGACATCCATTCACTGGTGTGGTCGCCGCTCGCCGACGAGGACGCCCTCCATTTGAGAGCGGAGGCCGGCGACG CTTCAAACGGAGCGAGTGCGGGAGAGGAGAAGGGCTGCTACCTGGCGTCAGGAAGCAAAGACCAGACGGTGAGGATCTGGAGCACGGCCACAGGAAAAG GCGTGTCCACCCTGAAGCTGCCCTTTGTGAAGAGACGAGGCTCTGCCGTCGTCGACCCCACGCTCAAAGAGAGACTCTGGCTCAACCTCCACTGGCCCAAAGGCCAACCGGCGCGCCTCGTTTCCAGTTGCTTCAG CGGCGAACTGCTGATGTGGGACCTGACCCGGACGGGCAAGCAGAGGTGGACCCTGTTCGGCTCGTCGTCCGAGGGCCAGAACCACAGCAGGATCGTGTTCAACACCGCCGGCTTCACGCTGCCCGACGGCCGCCAGCTGCTCGTCAGCACGTCCTTAGACAGAGAG GTGAAATGTTGGGACCTGGCTGACCTGGACTGCCGTTGGACGCTGCCCACGCTGGGCGGCTTCGTGTACAGCTCGGCCTTCTCGCCCGTGGCTAGCGGCTGCCTGGCGCTGGGCGTGGGCGACAACATGATCCGCGTGTGGAACACGCTCTCCGCCCACAACCCCTACGACGCCCGTTGCTTTTGGCAGGGAATCAAGTCCAAAGTCACAGCG CTGGCTTGGCATCCCAAACGAGAGGGAACCTTGGCGTTTGGAACAGACGATGGGAAAGTGGGAATCTACGAAGTCTTCTCCAGCAA GCCGCCTCAGATCTCCAGCTCCTACCACAAAAAGACAGTGTACTCGCTGGCCTGGGGACCGCCGCTCCCCCCGATGTCATTTG gcgcggcggcggcggcggaagGCAAGGCGTCCCACAGCCTGTACAGCTGCGCCGGCGAGGGCGTGATCCTGCAGCACCAGCCCACCGACCTGAGCGGCGACGCCTGCGACGTCGACAAACTCATCCGGCAGACCAACGACATCAAG CACAAGCTTTCTCCTCACACCGACCTCAGCTGGAAGCCGGACGGCAAAGTGGTGGCGATCGGCAACGAGGACGG GTGCATCGACATCTACCGGGCTCCGTCGCTAAAGCTTGTGTGCAGCATCCAGCAGCACCACAAGGTGATCAACGCGCTGCGATGGCACCCCGAAGACAACGCCCCGCCGGAGCTGCACGGCCTGCTGGCTTCGGGCTCCTGCAACGCCGTCGTCTACGTGCACGACCTGCGTCGGCTCATAG AGAATCCTCCCGAGAACCCGTCGGTGTTGACGGAGCCGTATCGCCGATTGTGCGGCCACACCAACAAAATCACCGGCCTGGCTTGGAGTCCGCACCACAACGCCAGACTGGCCAGCGCCTCCTACGACGGGACGGCCCAG GTGTGGGACGTGGAGCAGGAGGCGGCGCTCTGCAACTACCGCGGCCACGTGGGCTACCTGCTGAGCGTGCACTGGTCCCCCGTGGATCCGGACGTCATCTGGACGGGAGGGAAAGACTTCACCGTGCAGGAGTGGAGAGTCTCCAAGCAGGAGTTCACAAAGCCGCCCAAAG GGAAGAAAATGGTGGACCTGAAGGAGAAAGCcaagcagaagaaaaagagcaaCAAGTCAACAGATGCAGCGTCTCCGGAAGTCAACGGCGAGCACGTGACCAACGGACAGGGAGCCCCGGACGAAGCCGAAGAGCATGTCGGCTCTACGGGCAGTCCCGTGCCCCCGCCAGG TTCCTCAGCACCGCAAAGGAAATGCGCACCTGGAGCCAAgagcaaagacaaacaag CGTTTGCCGACTCGACGGCTATCAAGAGGAAGAAGGCTCGCTCCGTCCTGCCCCTGAGCACCTCCATGGACCACCGGCCCAAAGAGGATCTGCTGCAGGATTGCCTGACGCTGGCCTCCATTACGCACGACGCCG CGCCCCCCGCTGGCTGCGTCGCCGGCCAGGGCGAGCACGTCCACCTCGGTCTGTTCTCCGACAGGGCCGCCCTGCACCGGATGTTCCGCGCCGAAG AGGAGGCTCACGTGGAGGGCGGCCACGTGGAGTCGGCCGTCTACCTGCGGCTGTGGAGCGGCGACCTGGAGGGGGCGCTGCGGCTTGCCGCCGAGAGAGGAGAGCTGAGCGACCACCTCATCGCCGTGGCTCCTGCGG CGGGTTACGCGGTGTGGAGCGACGCCGTGCAGCGCTACGTCAAGCAGCTGTGTCTGCAGGAGCAGCACGTGAAGGCGGCCGCTTACCTGCTGGCCATCGATCGCGTCTACCAGGCCGTGCAGCTGCTGCACTCGCACAAGCTCCACAG GGAGGCCATCGCTCTGGCCAAAGCGCGGCTGCCGGCTGAAGATCCCGTCCTGAAGGAGCTCTACACCAGTTGGGCTGTCATGTTGGAAAAAGACGGGCATTTCTCGGCCGCCGCCAAATG CTACATCGCGGCGGGCGCTAGCTTCGACGCAGCCAAGGCAGTCGCCCGCAAGAACGACGTGACTTCGCTGAGGACGGCGGCGCGTTTGGCCAGCGCGGCGGGCGAGGTCACTCTGGCCGAGTCGTTAGCATTGCGCTGCGCCAAAGATTCGGCGGCGGCGCGGGATTGGGTGGCCGCACAGGAGGTTCTTTCCTCCCACCGGGGCCTGCTG GTTCACAGGCTTCACCTCAGTGTGGCCGAACTGCTGTGCGCATCCCTCGCGGACGTCCTCCCCGAGACGCGCGGCGTTGGCCACGCGTGGGCGGCCCCGGGCTCCAGCGGCATCCTGGAACGGGCGCGCCACGTCTGGACGCAACACTTGGGCGTCTCTCCCGTGGACTCGGACGCCGGCCACCTTGGCGCTCGCGGCCACCTTGGCGCTCTGCTCGTCGAGCTTCAGAACGTAGAGAGCCCCCCGCACTCGGCCAGCCTCCCCCTCACGCAG GTGCTGCTGTGTTTGTCCCGTCACGTGGCCCGCGGCGTCCTGTCCTGGTTGCTCGATGACAGCGGCACCTTGGCGAAGGAGCTGTGGCTGGCGGCCGCGTGGCTCCGGGAGGCCGCCGACTTCCGGGTCTCGGCCGCCCTCTTTGGAATCCTGGCGGCCGCCTTGGAAGAGGTCGACCGTAACGTGGACCAAGAAGCCCGAGCCGCTGCCGACGGCCTGCGGGCGTGGGCCGCCTACCACCGTCTCTACCAGTTGTGGTGGCGACGCCCGGCTGACGATGGCGACGGGCTCCAGGCCGAGGGGTCaccggaagaagaagaaagccagCTATCCGGTGAGCTGGACTTTAACGTCTCCTCGCTTCTGTCAGACGCTCACGCCGCGTGCCAGGCCGAGCGACGGGCGACGGAGGACTTGCAAAAGCGCCTGGGCCTCATGGTGGCGCAGCACGGCCGCAACATGAGGGCCAGCGACCAAGAGCAACCTACTGAGGCTGGAGGGCA GCCCAAAGACACTTTTCTCTCCTTGACTTCCGAGATGGCTCAACACCAAAGGCAGCTGGCCGAAATTCCTGACACCATCAAG CTGTATCCTCGTCCCGACGTAGTGGAGTGCTGCCTGGTCCTCCTCCACCTGGGCTCCCTTGTCCCGGAGTCCCCGCGGAGGGACGCCAAAGACCTGTTGCGGAAATACGGAACACGCCCCACGCTAAGCAAGGCCTGCCGACCATTCTTGGGCTAA
- the cnot8 gene encoding CCR4-NOT transcription complex subunit 8 — protein MPAALTDASQIICEVWASNVDDEMKKIRQIIQSYNYIAMDTEFPGVVVRPIGEFRSTVDYQYQLLRCNVDLLKIIQLGLTFMNQDGDYPHGTTTWQFNFKFNLTEDMYSQDSIDLLQNSGLQFKKHEEEGIDTLYFAELLMTSGLVLCDNVKWLSFHSGYDFGYLVKLLTDARLPEEEHDFFQILNLFFPAIYDVKYLMKSCKNLKGGLQEVADQLELKRIGRQHQAGSDSLLTGMAFFRMKELFFEDNIDDAKYCGRLYGLGSGSTQPQNGISGSGQEESNNKH, from the exons ATGCCGGCCGCACTCACGGACGCCAGCCAGATCATCTGCGAGGTCTGGGCCAGCAACGTGGACGATGAGATGAAGAAAATCCGACAGATCATCCAGAGCTACAACTACATTGCCATG GACACCGAATTCCCCGGCGTGGTGGTGCGGCCCATCGGCGAGTTCCGCAGCACGGTGGACTACCAGTATCAGCTGCTGCGCTGCAACGTGGACCTGCTTAAGATCATCCAGCTGGGCCTCACCTTCATGAACCAGGACGGCGACTACCCGCACGGCACCACCACCTGGCAGTTCAACTTCAAGTTCAACCTCAC AGAAGACATGTACTCTCAGGACTCCATCGACCTCCTGCAGAATTCGGGCCTTCAGTTCAAGAAGCACGAGGAGGAGGGCATCGACACGCTCTACTTCGCCGAGCTTCTCATGACGTCGGGCCTGGTGCTGTGCGACAACGTCAAGTGGCTCTCCTTCCACAG CGGCTACGACTTTGGCTACCTGGTGAAGCTGCTGACGGACGCCAGGTTGCCCGAGGAGGAACACGACTTCTTCCAGATTCTCAACCTCTTCTTCCCTGCCATCTACGACGTCAAATACCTGATGAAGAGCTGCAAGAACCTCAag GGTGGCTTACAGGAAGTGGCGGACCAGCTGGAGCTGAAGCGCATCGGGCGGCAGCACCAGGCAGGTTCTGACTCGCTGCTCACCGGCATGGCCTTCTTCAGGATGAAAGAG CTGTTCTTCGAGGACAACATCGACGACGCCAAGTATTGCGGCCGCTTGTACGGCCTGGGCTCGGGCTCCACGCAACCCCAGAACGGAATCTCCGGCTCGGGCCAGGAGGAGAGCAACAACAAGCACTGA